GCCGTCGACCCGCTCCACGATGGCCGTCGCCGAGCCGCGCGCGATGCCGTCGATCGCGATCGCATTGCCGAACGACACGGGCGCGCCGCCCGGGGTGACGAGGGTCAGCGCGCCGTCGAACGTGAGCATGAGGAGGCTGTCGGTGCCGGGCACGAACCGCCAGTCGTCCACGCGCGAGTCGCCCCCCTCGCGCTCCACGAGCGTGGGGGCCTCGTCGCCGCGCGACGCCGACAGGGATGCCGTGAAGAGCGCCGCCTCCCGCCCCGACTCCGCATCGATACCGGCATCCGTGAACAGGTAGCCGATGAGGTTGCCGCGGTCGGCGCTCTGCAGGTCGGTGACGGTGCCGTCGCCGGGCAGGGGGAGCTCGCGCCGCCCCTCGCCCTCGAGGTCGGTGACGACGAGGTGGGACAGACCCGCGTCGTCGACGGTGGACATGACGAGGTGCCCCGCGGTCGCGCGGAAGTCCTCGATGTGGGGGTCGGTGAAGACGGGCACGGCGGCGTCGCCGGCGAGGTCGGTGCGGAAGACCGTATCGCCGCTCTCGGCCCGCTGCAGGATGTACACCTGCAGCGGCGGCGTCGAGAGAGTCTCCTCGATCGTCACGACAGGGCCGCCGCCGAGGCCCGTGACGCCGTCGATGCGCACGGTGTACTCGGTGTCGTCCCACAGCGGCAGAGCGAAACGCAGTCCGACGCTGCGGCCGGACGTGTCGACGGTGAAGTCCGCCGCCGGGGTGACGGTGACCTGCGACGGGTCGATCTCCTCGAGCGACTGACTCGTCGTGAAGATGACGCGCGAACCGGATGCCGTGACCGCTGCGGTCGGATCGAACTCGACCGACGTGACCCGCGGCCCCTGCGCCGTCGTCAGCGCCGCCCCGCCCAGCGCCACCGCCGCGAGGATGCCGACGACCACCGCGAACGCGACCGCGAACGCCCGCCCGCGGCGACGGCGGGTGCGGGCGCGGCGGGTGGCGTCGGGGGTGCGCGGACGGGCGTCGGTCGTCACGGTCAGTACTCGTAGGGGTCGCGGGGCTCGTCGATCGTGTCGACGGAGGTCGCCTGCACCTGCAGCCGGCCGTCGATGTCGCGGATGGTCCCCGTCACGGTCACCCACTGCCCCGTCGGGAGATCGGCGGGCGCAGCGGATGCCGCGGCGTCCGTGATCGGCACGCTCGCCGGCTGGGCGTCGATCACGCAGTGCGTGATGACGAGACGGGTGAGCCCGAACCCGGCGTCGGAGGGGGTGACGAAGCCCGTGAGGGTGACTTCGTCGCCGTCGAAGGCTTCGGGGTTGGTGGCCGTCGCGAACACGCTCGCCCATTCGCCGACCCCGAACGACGCCGTGTCTCCGGTCGCGGCGAGGGCGACGGTGTCGGCGCCCTGGAAGAGGGGCGGGGCTCCCGTGTCGCGCGACATGGCGAGCTCGGCCGACAGCGTCGCGGGCGGGACGAGCACGATGGCGGCGACGATGCCCGTCGCGAGCACGCCGCCCGCGCCGATCGCCGCGCCGCCGAGCACCGCCGCGGGGCGGAGCGGTCGGCGGGTGTCGTGCGCGTGACCGTCGTGGGCGTAGCCGTGGTCGGTGTCGTGGGTGTCGTGCGTGTGGTGGGCGTGGGCGCCCGCATCGCCGTGGTCGTGGCCGTGGTCGGCCTCGGCGCCCAGCGGCAGGGCGAAGCTCACGACCGACCCCAGCAGCACGAGCACCGACATCGACACCGCGAACCAGTTCGACGACGGGTTGATGTAGAGCGCGAGCTGGTCGGTGACGGCGAGCGCGATCGTCACGGCGGCGAGGCCCGACGCCAAACCGACGCCGAGCAGGCGGGTGCCGAAGCGGCCGAGGAACTCAGACAAGGAGGTTCACCACCCCTCCGACGGCGATCGCGAAGAGCACGATGACGACCACGAGCCCGGCGAGCACCTTCGTGCGGAAGGTCGTGCGCAGCAGCGCCAGCATCTTCACATCGATGAGCGGGCCGACCAGCAGGAACGCGACGATCGACCCGGGAGTGAACGTCGAGGCGAACGACAGCGCCACGAAGGAGTCGACGTTCGAGCAGATCGAGACGATCATCGCGAGCGCGATCATCGCGACGATCGACAGCACGGGGTTCGAACCGATCGCCAGCAGCGCCTCGCGCGGCACGATCACCTGCACCGCACCGGCGAGCGCCGAACCGATGACGAGCGCCGGCATGACGGCGCGGAGCTCCACGACGAACTGCGCGAGGCTGCGACGTCCGCGCCCGCCGCTCTCGGTCTCGGCGATCTCGCACGTCGCACGGAAGCGGTCGGTGAGCAGCCCGTCGGGGTCGGGGTGGCGGCTGTAGAGCCAGCCGATGAGGTTGGCGACGACATACCCGCCGACGAGCCGCGCGATGAGGATGCCGTCGTCGAACCCGAACGCCTGGTGCGTCGTGATGATGACGATCGGGTTGACGATGGGTGCGGCGATGAGGAAGGTGAGTGACTCGGGCACCGTGAAGCCGCGCATCAGAAGGCCGCGCGCGAACGGCACGTTGCCGCATTCGCACACCGGGACGAGCATGCCCAGCAGCGACAGGACGGCGCGGCGTCCCCAGGGGTTGCGTGGCATCCATCGTTCTATCGCCCCCGGCGGTACCCACACCTGCACGACGATCGACAGCATGACGCCGAGCACGACGAACGGCAGCGACTCGATGAGCACGCTGAGGGCGAGGGTCAGCCCGTCCTGCGCCCGCGTGGGCAGCTCCGGGCCGGGCGCGAGGAGCGCGAGCGCCAGGATCGCCCCGACGACCCCCACCCCCACGGCGACCGCGCCCGCTGTGCGCAGCGGCGCGGTGCGGGTGTCAGCGGTCACGTCCCGCCGCGGCGGTGCAGTCGGCGCAGAGTCCGAAGATGTCGACGACGTGCTCCGCGCGGGTGAAGCCGTTCGCGGCAGCCGTGCGCTGCGCCCATTCCTCGACGTCGGTGGCCTGGATCTCGACCGTCGTGCCGCAGTTGCGGCAGATCAGGTGGTGATGGTGGCCGTCGCTCGAGCAGGCGCGATAGATGGCTTCGCCCTCGGGACTTTGCAGCTGGTCGGCTTCGCCGCTGGCGGCGAGCGTCGCGAGGGCCCGGTAGACCGTCGCCAGGCCGATACCCGTGTTGTCGTCGCGGAGCGCCGCGTGGAGGTCCTGTGCGCTCACGAACCCCTGGGTGTCGGAGAGCGCCGCGCGGACGCGGTCGCGCTGCCAGGTGTTGCGCTGGGCCATGCCGGCGAGTCTACCGCCGCCGTTTCAGAGGCGGCTGGGAGGCGGGGCCCCGGGCCAGGCGTGGGTAACTCCTTCGATCCGTCGCGTGGAGCCTCCTCCCGGCCGGTTGCGGCGGGTGCGTCGCCCGATCTGGAGGAGTTAGCCGCGGCCGCCGCGGGCGATCAGGCGGCGCGGGCGCGGACGACGCGGCCCCGGCGGGAGCCGACGAGGCGGCAGACGAGGTAGATGAGGAACGAGATCGTCGTGATGTAGGGGCTCACGGGGAGCGTGCCCATGACCGCGAGAAGGATGCCGCCGACCGCCGCCGCCACGCCGAACACGGCCGACAGTACGGGCACCGCGACCGGTCCGCTGGCGACGCGCATCGCCGCCGCCGCCGGCGTGACGAGGAGCGCCATGACCAGGAGCGCGCCGATGATGTGCACCGCGACGGCCACGACGAGACCGAGCAGCAGCATGAAGCCCAGTGACACGATCGTCGTCGGCACGCCGCGAGCGGCAGCGGACTGCGGGTCGAGGGAGTCGAAGCGCAGCGGCCGCCACATCAGCAGCAGGGCGATCAGCACGAACGCCGAGATCGCGACGAGCCAGCCCAGCTGCGCGTTCTGCACCGACACGATCTGCCCCGTGAGCAGGCTGAAGCGGTTGGCGCTACGGCCGTCGTAGAGCGACAGGAACAGGATGCCGAGGCCGAGGCCGAACGGCATGAGCACACCGATGATCGAGTTGCGGTCGCGGGCGCGGGCTCCGAGCCAACCGATCAGACCGGCGGCGATGAGCGACCCGACGACCGAGCCCGAGACGACGTCGACGCCGATGAGGAGCGCGGCGGCGGCGCCGGCGAAGGACAGCTCGCTGATGCCGTGCACGGCGAACGCCATGTCGCGCTGCATCACGAAGACCCCGATCAGGCCGCCGACGAGGCCGAGGATCGCCCCCGCCCACAGCGAGTTCGACACGAGGGCGAGGATCGCACCGTAGTCGGCGAGACCGCCGAACATGGCATCCCCGATGTCGGACCAGTTCACGCGTGGTCCCCCTCGTGATGGTGGTGCGACTCCTCGGCGTCGGGTGCGCCGACCACGACGAGCCGGTCGCCCGCGCGCAGCACGAAGACGGGGGCGCCGTACAGATCGGTGAGCACGGGCGAGGTGAGGACCTCCTGCGGCTTGCCGAGCGTGAAGCGGCCGTGGGCGATGTAGAGGATGCGGTCGACCTTGCCGAGGATCGGGTTGACGTCGTGGGTGACGAGGAGCACCGCCGCACCCGTCTTGCGGTGGTCGTCGATGAGTCGCACGACCGCCTGCTGATTGGCGAGATCGAGGCTCGTGAGGGGTTCGTCGCAGAGGAGGAGGCGCGGGTCGTCGGCGAGTGCCTGACCCACGCGGAGGCGCTGCTGCTCTCCGCCGGACAGCACGCCGACCGGCTCGTCGGCGAACGCGGAGGCCCCGACGGACTCGATGAGGGCGTCGATGCGCGCGCGGTCGCCGCGGCGCGGGAACGGCAGGCCGAAACGGTGGCCGTCGACGCCGAGGGCGACGAGGTCGCGCCCGCGCAGGGTCGTCTCACTCAGCGGACGGGCTTGCGGCAGGTAGCCGATGCGGCGGTTGCCGCGGTGCTGCACGCGCTCGCCGAGGGCCGTGATGGTTCCCTCGCTGAGGGGCTCCAGACCGAGGATCGCCCGCAGGAGCGTCGTCTTGCCGGAGCCCGAGGGGCCGAGCACGGCGACCAGCTCGCCGGGTTCGACGTCGAGGTCGAGGCCGCTCCACAGCTCGCGCTCCCCCCGACGCAGGGCGGCGCCGCGGATCTCGAGCACGCTCACCGCTCCAGACTATCGGCGCGCGAGCCGGCGGGAGCGGCGCCTGCGACCGAATCCGACTGCGGGCCTAACGCGATCGCCGGGTGCGCCGATAAGGCACATCACGGAGTCCACGGATGGACTCCCGGAGTCCAGGAAGGGCTCCCGCTGACCCCAGTCACGGAGGAACACACCATGGGTATGCAGATCAACACCAACGTGTCGGCGCTCAACGCCTACCGCAACCTGTCGAACACGCAGAACGACCTGTCGAAGTCGCTCGAGAAGCTCTCGAGCGGCCTGCGGATCAACCGCGCCGCGGACGACGCCGCCGGTCTCGCGATCTCCGAGGGACTCAAGTCCCAGATCGGTGGACTGAACGTCGCCGCCCGCAACGCCCAGGACGGCATCTCGGTCATCCAGACCGCGGAAGGCGCCCTGACCGAGGTGCACTCGATCCTGCAGCGCGTGCGCGACCTCGCGGTCCAGGCCGGCAACGACTCCAACAACGCCGACTCGCGCTCCGCCATCAAGACCGAGATCGACGCGCTGGGCTCCGAGCTCACGCGTCTCGCCTCGAGCACGAACTTCAACGGCATCAAGCTGCTGTCGGGCGGCTCCACGCTGACCTTCCAGGTCGGCGCCGGCGCCACCGCCGCGGAGGACCAGATCGCGATCTCCCTCACCGACTTCGCCACCCTCGGCGCGACCGTGGGCGCGCTCACGGTCGACACGTCGGCGAACGCGCTGACCACCATCACGGCGATCGACACGCAGATCACGGCGGTCTCCACGGCACGCGCCAGCTACGGTGCGCTCCAGAACCGCTTCGAATCGACCATCAACAGCCTCAACGTGTCGGCGGAGAACCTGTCGGCGGCCAACAGCCGCATCCGCGACACCGACATGGCCTCCGAGATGGTCAAGTACACCGCGTCCAACATCCTGTCGCAGGCGGGCACCGCCATGCTCGCGCAGGCC
This genomic window from Candidatus Microbacterium phytovorans contains:
- a CDS encoding TIGR03943 family protein, with the protein product MSEFLGRFGTRLLGVGLASGLAAVTIALAVTDQLALYINPSSNWFAVSMSVLVLLGSVVSFALPLGAEADHGHDHGDAGAHAHHTHDTHDTDHGYAHDGHAHDTRRPLRPAAVLGGAAIGAGGVLATGIVAAIVLVPPATLSAELAMSRDTGAPPLFQGADTVALAATGDTASFGVGEWASVFATATNPEAFDGDEVTLTGFVTPSDAGFGLTRLVITHCVIDAQPASVPITDAAASAAPADLPTGQWVTVTGTIRDIDGRLQVQATSVDTIDEPRDPYEY
- a CDS encoding permease; translated protein: MTADTRTAPLRTAGAVAVGVGVVGAILALALLAPGPELPTRAQDGLTLALSVLIESLPFVVLGVMLSIVVQVWVPPGAIERWMPRNPWGRRAVLSLLGMLVPVCECGNVPFARGLLMRGFTVPESLTFLIAAPIVNPIVIITTHQAFGFDDGILIARLVGGYVVANLIGWLYSRHPDPDGLLTDRFRATCEIAETESGGRGRRSLAQFVVELRAVMPALVIGSALAGAVQVIVPREALLAIGSNPVLSIVAMIALAMIVSICSNVDSFVALSFASTFTPGSIVAFLLVGPLIDVKMLALLRTTFRTKVLAGLVVVIVLFAIAVGGVVNLLV
- a CDS encoding transcriptional repressor, which codes for MAQRNTWQRDRVRAALSDTQGFVSAQDLHAALRDDNTGIGLATVYRALATLAASGEADQLQSPEGEAIYRACSSDGHHHHLICRNCGTTVEIQATDVEEWAQRTAAANGFTRAEHVVDIFGLCADCTAAAGRDR
- a CDS encoding metal ABC transporter permease, with product MNWSDIGDAMFGGLADYGAILALVSNSLWAGAILGLVGGLIGVFVMQRDMAFAVHGISELSFAGAAAALLIGVDVVSGSVVGSLIAAGLIGWLGARARDRNSIIGVLMPFGLGLGILFLSLYDGRSANRFSLLTGQIVSVQNAQLGWLVAISAFVLIALLLMWRPLRFDSLDPQSAAARGVPTTIVSLGFMLLLGLVVAVAVHIIGALLVMALLVTPAAAAMRVASGPVAVPVLSAVFGVAAAVGGILLAVMGTLPVSPYITTISFLIYLVCRLVGSRRGRVVRARAA
- a CDS encoding metal ABC transporter ATP-binding protein encodes the protein MSVLEIRGAALRRGERELWSGLDLDVEPGELVAVLGPSGSGKTTLLRAILGLEPLSEGTITALGERVQHRGNRRIGYLPQARPLSETTLRGRDLVALGVDGHRFGLPFPRRGDRARIDALIESVGASAFADEPVGVLSGGEQQRLRVGQALADDPRLLLCDEPLTSLDLANQQAVVRLIDDHRKTGAAVLLVTHDVNPILGKVDRILYIAHGRFTLGKPQEVLTSPVLTDLYGAPVFVLRAGDRLVVVGAPDAEESHHHHEGDHA
- a CDS encoding flagellin, translated to MGMQINTNVSALNAYRNLSNTQNDLSKSLEKLSSGLRINRAADDAAGLAISEGLKSQIGGLNVAARNAQDGISVIQTAEGALTEVHSILQRVRDLAVQAGNDSNNADSRSAIKTEIDALGSELTRLASSTNFNGIKLLSGGSTLTFQVGAGATAAEDQIAISLTDFATLGATVGALTVDTSANALTTITAIDTQITAVSTARASYGALQNRFESTINSLNVSAENLSAANSRIRDTDMASEMVKYTASNILSQAGTAMLAQANQSNQGVLQLLR